One region of Mus pahari chromosome 16, PAHARI_EIJ_v1.1, whole genome shotgun sequence genomic DNA includes:
- the Sox4 gene encoding transcription factor SOX-4: MVQQTNNAENTEALLAGESSDSGAGLELGIASSPTPGSTASTGGKADDPSWCKTPSGHIKRPMNAFMVWSQIERRKIMEQSPDMHNAEISKRLGKRWKLLKDSDKIPFIQEAERLRLKHMADYPDYKYRPRKKVKSGNAGAGSAATAKPGEKGDKVAGSSGHAGSSHAGGGAGGSSKPAPKKSCGPKVAGSSVGKPHAKLVPAGGGKAAASFSPEQAALLPLGEPTAVYKVRTPSAATPAASSSPSSALATPAKHPADKKVKRVYLFGSLGASASPVGGLGASADPSDPLGLYEDGGPGCSPDGRSLSGRSSVASSPTASRSPADHRGYASLRAASPAPSSAPSHASSSLSSSSSSSSGSSSSDDEFEDDLLDLNPSSNFESMSLGSFSSSSALDRDLDFNFEPGSGSHFEFPDYCTPEVSEMISGDWLESSISNLVFTY; this comes from the coding sequence ATGGTCCAACAGACCAACAACGCGGAAAACACGGAGGCTCTGCTGGCCGGGGAGAGCTCAGACTCGGGCGCCGGCCTGGAGCTGGGCATCGCGTCCTCCCCGACGCCTGGCTCCACCGCGTCCACGGGCGGCAAGGCGGACGACCCCAGCTGGTGCAAGACGCCCAGTGGCCACATCAAGCGACCCATGAACGCCTTTATGGTGTGGTCGCAGATCGAGCGGCGCAAGATCATGGAGCAGTCGCCCGACATGCACAACGCCGAGATCTCCAAGCGGCTGGGCAAACGCTGGAAGCTGCTCAAGGACAGCGACAAGATCCCGTTCATCCAGGAGGCGGAGCGGCTGCGCCTCAAGCACATGGCTGACTACCCTGACTACAAGTACCGGCCGCGAAAGAAGGTGAAGTCGGGCAACGCGGGCGCGGGATCGGCGGCCACAGCCAAGCCAGGGGAGAAGGGCGACAAGGTCGCGGGCAGCAGCGGCCACGCGGGAAGCAGCCACGCGGGGGGTGGCGCGGGCGGCAGCTCCAAGCCCGCGCCCAAGAAGAGCTGTGGCCCCAAGGTGGCGGGCAGCTCGGTCGGCAAGCCCCACGCCAAGCTGGTCCCGGCGGGCGGCGGCAAGGCGGCTGCATCGTTCTCTCCAGAGCAGGCTGCCCTGCTGCCCCTGGGGGAGCCCACGGCCGTCTACAAGGTGCGGACTCCCAGCGCGGCCACCCCAGCCGCCTCCTCCTCGCCGTCCAGCGCGCTGGCTACCCCAGCCAAACACCCTGCGGACAAGAAAGTGAAGCGCGTCTACCTGTTCGGAAGCCTGGGCGCTTCGGCGTCTCCCGTCGGGGGCCTGGGAGCGAGCGCCGACCCCAGCGATCCACTGGGGCTGTACGAAGATGGAGGCCCGGGATGCTCGCCCGATGGCCGAAGTCTGAGCGGCCGCAGCAGCGTAGCATCATCGCCCACCGCCAGCCGATCGCCCGCTGACCACCGCGGCTACGCCAGCCTACGTGCAGCCTCGCCCGCCCCGTCCAGCGCGCCCTCGCACGCGTCCTCCTCgctctcctcatcctcttcctcctcctctggctcTTCGTCGTCCGACGACGAGTTCGAAGACGACCTGCTCGACCTGAACCCCAGCTCAAACTTTGAGAGCATGTCCCTGGGCAGTTTTAGCTCCTCATCGGCGCTCGATCGGGACCTGGATTTTAACTTCGAACCCGGCTCAGGCTCCCACTTCGAGTTCCCGGACTATTGCACGCCCGAGGTGAGCGAGATGATCTCGGGAGATTGGCTGGAGTCCAGCATCTCCAACCTGGTCTTCACCTACTGA